In Takifugu flavidus isolate HTHZ2018 chromosome 13, ASM371156v2, whole genome shotgun sequence, the following are encoded in one genomic region:
- the LOC130536570 gene encoding CUGBP Elav-like family member 2 isoform X4: MTSTYNLDFHPLAESRLMTSGDAINGSKMNGSLEHLDQPDPDAIKMFVGQIPRAWSETELRELFEPFGAVHQINILRDRTTNPPQSKGCCFVTFYTRKAALEAQNALHNIKTLSGMHHPIQMKPADSEKTSAVEDRKLFIGMVSKKYGENEIRMMFSSFGQIEECRVLRGPDGQSRGCAFVTFATRAMAQNAIKTMHHSQTMEGCSSPLVVKLADTQRDKEQRRLQQQLVQQIQQLNNASTWGNLAGLGTLSPQYLALLQQATSTTNQGSFNGLQRLGTGVNSLQLQNLATLAAAAAAAQSSASPTSTSTLSTNSGALGGLASPAGSTTGSTAGAALNTLASLGTLQGLTGTSVGLNLNALTNSVSGIGGINGGLGASLANGSAASSMDALTQAYSGMQQYTASALPSLYGQSLLQQSVAGSQKEVGPEGANLFIYHLPQEFGDQDLLQMFMPFGNMVSAKVFIDKQTNLSKCFGFVSYDNPVSAQAAIQAMNGFQIGMKRLKVQLKRSKNDSKPY, translated from the exons ATGACTTCGACGTACAACCTGGACTTCCACCCTCTGGCCGAAAGTCGGTTAATGACTTCGGGCGACGCGAT CAATGGCAGCAAGATGAACGGCTCACTCGAACACTTAGATCAGCCTGACCCAGATGCCATCAAGATGTTCGTGGGGCAGATTCCGCGCGCCTGGTCAGAAACGGAACTACGGGAGCTTTTTGAGCCCTTCGGAGCTGTGCATCAGATCAACATCCTTCGTGACCGCACGACAAATCCCCCTCAGAGCAAAG gatgcTGTTTTGTTACTTTTTATACAAGAAAAGCTGCACTGGAGGCCCAGAATGCACTGCACAACATAAAGACTTTAAGTGGG ATGCATCATCCTATCCAGATGAAACCCGCTGACAGTGAGAAGACAAGTG CTGTAGAAGACAGAAAGCTCTTCATCGGAATGGTTTCGAAGAAATACGGGGAGAACGAGATCCGGATGATGTTCTCCTCTTTCGGACAGATCGAAGAGTGCAGAGTTCTCAGAGGACCAGATGGTCAGAGCAGAG GCTGTGCGTTTGTCACATTTGCTACCAGGGCAATGGCACAGAATGCAATCAAAACCATGCATCACTCTCAGACTATGGAG GGCTGTTCCTCACCTCTGGTGGTGAAACTTGCAGACACTCAGAGAGACAAGGAGCAGCGgcgcctgcagcagcagctcgtgcAGCAGATTCAACAGCTCAACAACGCCTCCACCTGGGGAAACCTGGCGGGCCTGGGGACCCTCTCACCACAGTATTTGGCT TTGCTCCAGCAGGCTACATCTACCACTAACCAAGGCAGTTTCAATGGCCTCCAGAGGCTAGGAA CTGGTGTGAATTCCCTTCAGCTGCAGAATTTGGCCAcattagctgctgctgcggctgcagctCAGAGCTCTGCCAGCCCGACTTCCACCAGCACCTTGTCCACCAACAGTGGAGCACTGGGAGGTCTGGCCAGTCCAG CTGGTTCAACAACAGGATCCACTGCAGGTGCTGCCCTAAACACCTTGGCATCTCTGGGAACCCTGCAGGGTCTGACTGGGACCTCTGTGGGCCTTAATCTCAATGCTCTCACTAACAGTGTTAGCG GTATTGGGGGCATCAACGGAGGCCTGGGAGCCTCCCTGGCCAACGGCTCAGCAGCCAGCTCCATGGATGCTCTGACTCAGGCGTACTCAGGGATGCAGCAGTACACAGCCTCTGCACTGCCCTCCCTCTATGGCCAgtctctcctgcagcagagcgTCGCTGGCAGCCAGAAGGAAG TAGGACCAGAGGGTGCCAATTTGTTCATCTACCACCTGCCGCAGGAGTTTGGGGACCAAGATCTTCTGCAGATGTTTATGCCTTTTGGAAACATGGTCTCTGCCAAAGTCTTCATTGACAAACAGACCAATCTAAGCAAGTGCTTTG GGTTCGTCAGCTATGACAATCCCGTGTCTGCGCAAGCTGCCATCCAAGCCATGAATGGTTTCCAGATTGGGATGAAGAGGCTGAAGGTTCAGCTCAAGCGTTCCAAGAATGACAGCAAACCCTACTGA
- the LOC130536570 gene encoding CUGBP Elav-like family member 2 isoform X7, with amino-acid sequence MTSTYNLDFHPLAESRLMTSGDAINGSKMNGSLEHLDQPDPDAIKMFVGQIPRAWSETELRELFEPFGAVHQINILRDRTTNPPQSKGCCFVTFYTRKAALEAQNALHNIKTLSGMHHPIQMKPADSEKTSAVEDRKLFIGMVSKKYGENEIRMMFSSFGQIEECRVLRGPDGQSRGCAFVTFATRAMAQNAIKTMHHSQTMEGCSSPLVVKLADTQRDKEQRRLQQQLVQQIQQLNNASTWGNLAGLGTLSPQYLALLQQATSTTNQGSFNGLQRLGTGVNSLQLQNLATLAAAAAAAQSSASPTSTSTLSTNSGALGGLASPAGSTTGSTAGAALNTLASLGTLQGLTGTSVGLNLNALTNSVSGIGGINGGLGASLANGSAASSMDALTQAYSGMQQYTASALPSLYGQSLLQQSVAGSQKEGPEGANLFIYHLPQEFGDQDLLQMFMPFGNMVSAKVFIDKQTNLSKCFGFVSYDNPVSAQAAIQAMNGFQIGMKRLKVQLKRSKNDSKPY; translated from the exons ATGACTTCGACGTACAACCTGGACTTCCACCCTCTGGCCGAAAGTCGGTTAATGACTTCGGGCGACGCGAT CAATGGCAGCAAGATGAACGGCTCACTCGAACACTTAGATCAGCCTGACCCAGATGCCATCAAGATGTTCGTGGGGCAGATTCCGCGCGCCTGGTCAGAAACGGAACTACGGGAGCTTTTTGAGCCCTTCGGAGCTGTGCATCAGATCAACATCCTTCGTGACCGCACGACAAATCCCCCTCAGAGCAAAG gatgcTGTTTTGTTACTTTTTATACAAGAAAAGCTGCACTGGAGGCCCAGAATGCACTGCACAACATAAAGACTTTAAGTGGG ATGCATCATCCTATCCAGATGAAACCCGCTGACAGTGAGAAGACAAGTG CTGTAGAAGACAGAAAGCTCTTCATCGGAATGGTTTCGAAGAAATACGGGGAGAACGAGATCCGGATGATGTTCTCCTCTTTCGGACAGATCGAAGAGTGCAGAGTTCTCAGAGGACCAGATGGTCAGAGCAGAG GCTGTGCGTTTGTCACATTTGCTACCAGGGCAATGGCACAGAATGCAATCAAAACCATGCATCACTCTCAGACTATGGAG GGCTGTTCCTCACCTCTGGTGGTGAAACTTGCAGACACTCAGAGAGACAAGGAGCAGCGgcgcctgcagcagcagctcgtgcAGCAGATTCAACAGCTCAACAACGCCTCCACCTGGGGAAACCTGGCGGGCCTGGGGACCCTCTCACCACAGTATTTGGCT TTGCTCCAGCAGGCTACATCTACCACTAACCAAGGCAGTTTCAATGGCCTCCAGAGGCTAGGAA CTGGTGTGAATTCCCTTCAGCTGCAGAATTTGGCCAcattagctgctgctgcggctgcagctCAGAGCTCTGCCAGCCCGACTTCCACCAGCACCTTGTCCACCAACAGTGGAGCACTGGGAGGTCTGGCCAGTCCAG CTGGTTCAACAACAGGATCCACTGCAGGTGCTGCCCTAAACACCTTGGCATCTCTGGGAACCCTGCAGGGTCTGACTGGGACCTCTGTGGGCCTTAATCTCAATGCTCTCACTAACAGTGTTAGCG GTATTGGGGGCATCAACGGAGGCCTGGGAGCCTCCCTGGCCAACGGCTCAGCAGCCAGCTCCATGGATGCTCTGACTCAGGCGTACTCAGGGATGCAGCAGTACACAGCCTCTGCACTGCCCTCCCTCTATGGCCAgtctctcctgcagcagagcgTCGCTGGCAGCCAGAAGGAAG GACCAGAGGGTGCCAATTTGTTCATCTACCACCTGCCGCAGGAGTTTGGGGACCAAGATCTTCTGCAGATGTTTATGCCTTTTGGAAACATGGTCTCTGCCAAAGTCTTCATTGACAAACAGACCAATCTAAGCAAGTGCTTTG GGTTCGTCAGCTATGACAATCCCGTGTCTGCGCAAGCTGCCATCCAAGCCATGAATGGTTTCCAGATTGGGATGAAGAGGCTGAAGGTTCAGCTCAAGCGTTCCAAGAATGACAGCAAACCCTACTGA
- the LOC130536570 gene encoding CUGBP Elav-like family member 2 isoform X5, translating to MAFRSGVAITQLFCKTASSPTFINGSKMNGSLEHLDQPDPDAIKMFVGQIPRAWSETELRELFEPFGAVHQINILRDRTTNPPQSKGCCFVTFYTRKAALEAQNALHNIKTLSGMHHPIQMKPADSEKTSAVEDRKLFIGMVSKKYGENEIRMMFSSFGQIEECRVLRGPDGQSRGCAFVTFATRAMAQNAIKTMHHSQTMEGCSSPLVVKLADTQRDKEQRRLQQQLVQQIQQLNNASTWGNLAGLGTLSPQYLALLQQATSTTNQGSFNGLQRLGTGVNSLQLQNLATLAAAAAAAQSSASPTSTSTLSTNSGALGGLASPAGSTTGSTAGAALNTLASLGTLQGLTGTSVGLNLNALTNSVSGIGGINGGLGASLANGSAASSMDALTQAYSGMQQYTASALPSLYGQSLLQQSVAGSQKEVGPEGANLFIYHLPQEFGDQDLLQMFMPFGNMVSAKVFIDKQTNLSKCFGFVSYDNPVSAQAAIQAMNGFQIGMKRLKVQLKRSKNDSKPY from the exons ATGGCGTTTCGGAGCGGTGTCGCAATCACGCAGCTCTTTTGCAAGACCGCTTCGTCACCAACATTTAT CAATGGCAGCAAGATGAACGGCTCACTCGAACACTTAGATCAGCCTGACCCAGATGCCATCAAGATGTTCGTGGGGCAGATTCCGCGCGCCTGGTCAGAAACGGAACTACGGGAGCTTTTTGAGCCCTTCGGAGCTGTGCATCAGATCAACATCCTTCGTGACCGCACGACAAATCCCCCTCAGAGCAAAG gatgcTGTTTTGTTACTTTTTATACAAGAAAAGCTGCACTGGAGGCCCAGAATGCACTGCACAACATAAAGACTTTAAGTGGG ATGCATCATCCTATCCAGATGAAACCCGCTGACAGTGAGAAGACAAGTG CTGTAGAAGACAGAAAGCTCTTCATCGGAATGGTTTCGAAGAAATACGGGGAGAACGAGATCCGGATGATGTTCTCCTCTTTCGGACAGATCGAAGAGTGCAGAGTTCTCAGAGGACCAGATGGTCAGAGCAGAG GCTGTGCGTTTGTCACATTTGCTACCAGGGCAATGGCACAGAATGCAATCAAAACCATGCATCACTCTCAGACTATGGAG GGCTGTTCCTCACCTCTGGTGGTGAAACTTGCAGACACTCAGAGAGACAAGGAGCAGCGgcgcctgcagcagcagctcgtgcAGCAGATTCAACAGCTCAACAACGCCTCCACCTGGGGAAACCTGGCGGGCCTGGGGACCCTCTCACCACAGTATTTGGCT TTGCTCCAGCAGGCTACATCTACCACTAACCAAGGCAGTTTCAATGGCCTCCAGAGGCTAGGAA CTGGTGTGAATTCCCTTCAGCTGCAGAATTTGGCCAcattagctgctgctgcggctgcagctCAGAGCTCTGCCAGCCCGACTTCCACCAGCACCTTGTCCACCAACAGTGGAGCACTGGGAGGTCTGGCCAGTCCAG CTGGTTCAACAACAGGATCCACTGCAGGTGCTGCCCTAAACACCTTGGCATCTCTGGGAACCCTGCAGGGTCTGACTGGGACCTCTGTGGGCCTTAATCTCAATGCTCTCACTAACAGTGTTAGCG GTATTGGGGGCATCAACGGAGGCCTGGGAGCCTCCCTGGCCAACGGCTCAGCAGCCAGCTCCATGGATGCTCTGACTCAGGCGTACTCAGGGATGCAGCAGTACACAGCCTCTGCACTGCCCTCCCTCTATGGCCAgtctctcctgcagcagagcgTCGCTGGCAGCCAGAAGGAAG TAGGACCAGAGGGTGCCAATTTGTTCATCTACCACCTGCCGCAGGAGTTTGGGGACCAAGATCTTCTGCAGATGTTTATGCCTTTTGGAAACATGGTCTCTGCCAAAGTCTTCATTGACAAACAGACCAATCTAAGCAAGTGCTTTG GGTTCGTCAGCTATGACAATCCCGTGTCTGCGCAAGCTGCCATCCAAGCCATGAATGGTTTCCAGATTGGGATGAAGAGGCTGAAGGTTCAGCTCAAGCGTTCCAAGAATGACAGCAAACCCTACTGA
- the LOC130536570 gene encoding CUGBP Elav-like family member 2 isoform X3, producing MSFKSLKEFGVSAERLGSMCKRWMARVQSNGSKMNGSLEHLDQPDPDAIKMFVGQIPRAWSETELRELFEPFGAVHQINILRDRTTNPPQSKGCCFVTFYTRKAALEAQNALHNIKTLSGMHHPIQMKPADSEKTSAVEDRKLFIGMVSKKYGENEIRMMFSSFGQIEECRVLRGPDGQSRGCAFVTFATRAMAQNAIKTMHHSQTMEGCSSPLVVKLADTQRDKEQRRLQQQLVQQIQQLNNASTWGNLAGLGTLSPQYLALLQQATSTTNQGSFNGLQRLGTGVNSLQLQNLATLAAAAAAAQSSASPTSTSTLSTNSGALGGLASPAGSTTGSTAGAALNTLASLGTLQGLTGTSVGLNLNALTNSVSGIGGINGGLGASLANGSAASSMDALTQAYSGMQQYTASALPSLYGQSLLQQSVAGSQKEVGPEGANLFIYHLPQEFGDQDLLQMFMPFGNMVSAKVFIDKQTNLSKCFGFVSYDNPVSAQAAIQAMNGFQIGMKRLKVQLKRSKNDSKPY from the exons ATGTCGTTCAAGTCCCTCAAGGAGTTTGGTGTTTCTGCAGAGCGACTGGGCTCAATGTGTAAAAGATGGATGGCTCGCGTCCAAAG CAATGGCAGCAAGATGAACGGCTCACTCGAACACTTAGATCAGCCTGACCCAGATGCCATCAAGATGTTCGTGGGGCAGATTCCGCGCGCCTGGTCAGAAACGGAACTACGGGAGCTTTTTGAGCCCTTCGGAGCTGTGCATCAGATCAACATCCTTCGTGACCGCACGACAAATCCCCCTCAGAGCAAAG gatgcTGTTTTGTTACTTTTTATACAAGAAAAGCTGCACTGGAGGCCCAGAATGCACTGCACAACATAAAGACTTTAAGTGGG ATGCATCATCCTATCCAGATGAAACCCGCTGACAGTGAGAAGACAAGTG CTGTAGAAGACAGAAAGCTCTTCATCGGAATGGTTTCGAAGAAATACGGGGAGAACGAGATCCGGATGATGTTCTCCTCTTTCGGACAGATCGAAGAGTGCAGAGTTCTCAGAGGACCAGATGGTCAGAGCAGAG GCTGTGCGTTTGTCACATTTGCTACCAGGGCAATGGCACAGAATGCAATCAAAACCATGCATCACTCTCAGACTATGGAG GGCTGTTCCTCACCTCTGGTGGTGAAACTTGCAGACACTCAGAGAGACAAGGAGCAGCGgcgcctgcagcagcagctcgtgcAGCAGATTCAACAGCTCAACAACGCCTCCACCTGGGGAAACCTGGCGGGCCTGGGGACCCTCTCACCACAGTATTTGGCT TTGCTCCAGCAGGCTACATCTACCACTAACCAAGGCAGTTTCAATGGCCTCCAGAGGCTAGGAA CTGGTGTGAATTCCCTTCAGCTGCAGAATTTGGCCAcattagctgctgctgcggctgcagctCAGAGCTCTGCCAGCCCGACTTCCACCAGCACCTTGTCCACCAACAGTGGAGCACTGGGAGGTCTGGCCAGTCCAG CTGGTTCAACAACAGGATCCACTGCAGGTGCTGCCCTAAACACCTTGGCATCTCTGGGAACCCTGCAGGGTCTGACTGGGACCTCTGTGGGCCTTAATCTCAATGCTCTCACTAACAGTGTTAGCG GTATTGGGGGCATCAACGGAGGCCTGGGAGCCTCCCTGGCCAACGGCTCAGCAGCCAGCTCCATGGATGCTCTGACTCAGGCGTACTCAGGGATGCAGCAGTACACAGCCTCTGCACTGCCCTCCCTCTATGGCCAgtctctcctgcagcagagcgTCGCTGGCAGCCAGAAGGAAG TAGGACCAGAGGGTGCCAATTTGTTCATCTACCACCTGCCGCAGGAGTTTGGGGACCAAGATCTTCTGCAGATGTTTATGCCTTTTGGAAACATGGTCTCTGCCAAAGTCTTCATTGACAAACAGACCAATCTAAGCAAGTGCTTTG GGTTCGTCAGCTATGACAATCCCGTGTCTGCGCAAGCTGCCATCCAAGCCATGAATGGTTTCCAGATTGGGATGAAGAGGCTGAAGGTTCAGCTCAAGCGTTCCAAGAATGACAGCAAACCCTACTGA
- the LOC130536570 gene encoding CUGBP Elav-like family member 2 isoform X1, whose product MLEHSSELALVQSLYANNMRCPPSAPGISVRSEDLPMSNGSKMNGSLEHLDQPDPDAIKMFVGQIPRAWSETELRELFEPFGAVHQINILRDRTTNPPQSKGCCFVTFYTRKAALEAQNALHNIKTLSGMHHPIQMKPADSEKTSAVEDRKLFIGMVSKKYGENEIRMMFSSFGQIEECRVLRGPDGQSRGCAFVTFATRAMAQNAIKTMHHSQTMEGCSSPLVVKLADTQRDKEQRRLQQQLVQQIQQLNNASTWGNLAGLGTLSPQYLALLQQATSTTNQGSFNGLQRLGTGVNSLQLQNLATLAAAAAAAQSSASPTSTSTLSTNSGALGGLASPAGSTTGSTAGAALNTLASLGTLQGLTGTSVGLNLNALTNSVSGIGGINGGLGASLANGSAASSMDALTQAYSGMQQYTASALPSLYGQSLLQQSVAGSQKEVGPEGANLFIYHLPQEFGDQDLLQMFMPFGNMVSAKVFIDKQTNLSKCFGFVSYDNPVSAQAAIQAMNGFQIGMKRLKVQLKRSKNDSKPY is encoded by the exons CAATGGCAGCAAGATGAACGGCTCACTCGAACACTTAGATCAGCCTGACCCAGATGCCATCAAGATGTTCGTGGGGCAGATTCCGCGCGCCTGGTCAGAAACGGAACTACGGGAGCTTTTTGAGCCCTTCGGAGCTGTGCATCAGATCAACATCCTTCGTGACCGCACGACAAATCCCCCTCAGAGCAAAG gatgcTGTTTTGTTACTTTTTATACAAGAAAAGCTGCACTGGAGGCCCAGAATGCACTGCACAACATAAAGACTTTAAGTGGG ATGCATCATCCTATCCAGATGAAACCCGCTGACAGTGAGAAGACAAGTG CTGTAGAAGACAGAAAGCTCTTCATCGGAATGGTTTCGAAGAAATACGGGGAGAACGAGATCCGGATGATGTTCTCCTCTTTCGGACAGATCGAAGAGTGCAGAGTTCTCAGAGGACCAGATGGTCAGAGCAGAG GCTGTGCGTTTGTCACATTTGCTACCAGGGCAATGGCACAGAATGCAATCAAAACCATGCATCACTCTCAGACTATGGAG GGCTGTTCCTCACCTCTGGTGGTGAAACTTGCAGACACTCAGAGAGACAAGGAGCAGCGgcgcctgcagcagcagctcgtgcAGCAGATTCAACAGCTCAACAACGCCTCCACCTGGGGAAACCTGGCGGGCCTGGGGACCCTCTCACCACAGTATTTGGCT TTGCTCCAGCAGGCTACATCTACCACTAACCAAGGCAGTTTCAATGGCCTCCAGAGGCTAGGAA CTGGTGTGAATTCCCTTCAGCTGCAGAATTTGGCCAcattagctgctgctgcggctgcagctCAGAGCTCTGCCAGCCCGACTTCCACCAGCACCTTGTCCACCAACAGTGGAGCACTGGGAGGTCTGGCCAGTCCAG CTGGTTCAACAACAGGATCCACTGCAGGTGCTGCCCTAAACACCTTGGCATCTCTGGGAACCCTGCAGGGTCTGACTGGGACCTCTGTGGGCCTTAATCTCAATGCTCTCACTAACAGTGTTAGCG GTATTGGGGGCATCAACGGAGGCCTGGGAGCCTCCCTGGCCAACGGCTCAGCAGCCAGCTCCATGGATGCTCTGACTCAGGCGTACTCAGGGATGCAGCAGTACACAGCCTCTGCACTGCCCTCCCTCTATGGCCAgtctctcctgcagcagagcgTCGCTGGCAGCCAGAAGGAAG TAGGACCAGAGGGTGCCAATTTGTTCATCTACCACCTGCCGCAGGAGTTTGGGGACCAAGATCTTCTGCAGATGTTTATGCCTTTTGGAAACATGGTCTCTGCCAAAGTCTTCATTGACAAACAGACCAATCTAAGCAAGTGCTTTG GGTTCGTCAGCTATGACAATCCCGTGTCTGCGCAAGCTGCCATCCAAGCCATGAATGGTTTCCAGATTGGGATGAAGAGGCTGAAGGTTCAGCTCAAGCGTTCCAAGAATGACAGCAAACCCTACTGA
- the LOC130536570 gene encoding CUGBP Elav-like family member 2 isoform X2 — MLEHSSELALVQSLYANNMRCPPSAPGISVRSEDLPMSNGSKMNGSLEHLDQPDPDAIKMFVGQIPRAWSETELRELFEPFGAVHQINILRDRTTNPPQSKGCCFVTFYTRKAALEAQNALHNIKTLSGMHHPIQMKPADSEKTSAVEDRKLFIGMVSKKYGENEIRMMFSSFGQIEECRVLRGPDGQSRGCAFVTFATRAMAQNAIKTMHHSQTMEGCSSPLVVKLADTQRDKEQRRLQQQLVQQIQQLNNASTWGNLAGLGTLSPQYLALLQQATSTTNQGSFNGLQRLGTGVNSLQLQNLATLAAAAAAAQSSASPTSTSTLSTNSGALGGLASPAGSTTGSTAGAALNTLASLGTLQGLTGTSVGLNLNALTNSVSGIGGINGGLGASLANGSAASSMDALTQAYSGMQQYTASALPSLYGQSLLQQSVAGSQKEGPEGANLFIYHLPQEFGDQDLLQMFMPFGNMVSAKVFIDKQTNLSKCFGFVSYDNPVSAQAAIQAMNGFQIGMKRLKVQLKRSKNDSKPY, encoded by the exons CAATGGCAGCAAGATGAACGGCTCACTCGAACACTTAGATCAGCCTGACCCAGATGCCATCAAGATGTTCGTGGGGCAGATTCCGCGCGCCTGGTCAGAAACGGAACTACGGGAGCTTTTTGAGCCCTTCGGAGCTGTGCATCAGATCAACATCCTTCGTGACCGCACGACAAATCCCCCTCAGAGCAAAG gatgcTGTTTTGTTACTTTTTATACAAGAAAAGCTGCACTGGAGGCCCAGAATGCACTGCACAACATAAAGACTTTAAGTGGG ATGCATCATCCTATCCAGATGAAACCCGCTGACAGTGAGAAGACAAGTG CTGTAGAAGACAGAAAGCTCTTCATCGGAATGGTTTCGAAGAAATACGGGGAGAACGAGATCCGGATGATGTTCTCCTCTTTCGGACAGATCGAAGAGTGCAGAGTTCTCAGAGGACCAGATGGTCAGAGCAGAG GCTGTGCGTTTGTCACATTTGCTACCAGGGCAATGGCACAGAATGCAATCAAAACCATGCATCACTCTCAGACTATGGAG GGCTGTTCCTCACCTCTGGTGGTGAAACTTGCAGACACTCAGAGAGACAAGGAGCAGCGgcgcctgcagcagcagctcgtgcAGCAGATTCAACAGCTCAACAACGCCTCCACCTGGGGAAACCTGGCGGGCCTGGGGACCCTCTCACCACAGTATTTGGCT TTGCTCCAGCAGGCTACATCTACCACTAACCAAGGCAGTTTCAATGGCCTCCAGAGGCTAGGAA CTGGTGTGAATTCCCTTCAGCTGCAGAATTTGGCCAcattagctgctgctgcggctgcagctCAGAGCTCTGCCAGCCCGACTTCCACCAGCACCTTGTCCACCAACAGTGGAGCACTGGGAGGTCTGGCCAGTCCAG CTGGTTCAACAACAGGATCCACTGCAGGTGCTGCCCTAAACACCTTGGCATCTCTGGGAACCCTGCAGGGTCTGACTGGGACCTCTGTGGGCCTTAATCTCAATGCTCTCACTAACAGTGTTAGCG GTATTGGGGGCATCAACGGAGGCCTGGGAGCCTCCCTGGCCAACGGCTCAGCAGCCAGCTCCATGGATGCTCTGACTCAGGCGTACTCAGGGATGCAGCAGTACACAGCCTCTGCACTGCCCTCCCTCTATGGCCAgtctctcctgcagcagagcgTCGCTGGCAGCCAGAAGGAAG GACCAGAGGGTGCCAATTTGTTCATCTACCACCTGCCGCAGGAGTTTGGGGACCAAGATCTTCTGCAGATGTTTATGCCTTTTGGAAACATGGTCTCTGCCAAAGTCTTCATTGACAAACAGACCAATCTAAGCAAGTGCTTTG GGTTCGTCAGCTATGACAATCCCGTGTCTGCGCAAGCTGCCATCCAAGCCATGAATGGTTTCCAGATTGGGATGAAGAGGCTGAAGGTTCAGCTCAAGCGTTCCAAGAATGACAGCAAACCCTACTGA
- the LOC130536570 gene encoding CUGBP Elav-like family member 2 isoform X6, with amino-acid sequence MNGSLEHLDQPDPDAIKMFVGQIPRAWSETELRELFEPFGAVHQINILRDRTTNPPQSKGCCFVTFYTRKAALEAQNALHNIKTLSGMHHPIQMKPADSEKTSAVEDRKLFIGMVSKKYGENEIRMMFSSFGQIEECRVLRGPDGQSRGCAFVTFATRAMAQNAIKTMHHSQTMEGCSSPLVVKLADTQRDKEQRRLQQQLVQQIQQLNNASTWGNLAGLGTLSPQYLALLQQATSTTNQGSFNGLQRLGTGVNSLQLQNLATLAAAAAAAQSSASPTSTSTLSTNSGALGGLASPAGSTTGSTAGAALNTLASLGTLQGLTGTSVGLNLNALTNSVSGIGGINGGLGASLANGSAASSMDALTQAYSGMQQYTASALPSLYGQSLLQQSVAGSQKEVGPEGANLFIYHLPQEFGDQDLLQMFMPFGNMVSAKVFIDKQTNLSKCFGFVSYDNPVSAQAAIQAMNGFQIGMKRLKVQLKRSKNDSKPY; translated from the exons ATGAACGGCTCACTCGAACACTTAGATCAGCCTGACCCAGATGCCATCAAGATGTTCGTGGGGCAGATTCCGCGCGCCTGGTCAGAAACGGAACTACGGGAGCTTTTTGAGCCCTTCGGAGCTGTGCATCAGATCAACATCCTTCGTGACCGCACGACAAATCCCCCTCAGAGCAAAG gatgcTGTTTTGTTACTTTTTATACAAGAAAAGCTGCACTGGAGGCCCAGAATGCACTGCACAACATAAAGACTTTAAGTGGG ATGCATCATCCTATCCAGATGAAACCCGCTGACAGTGAGAAGACAAGTG CTGTAGAAGACAGAAAGCTCTTCATCGGAATGGTTTCGAAGAAATACGGGGAGAACGAGATCCGGATGATGTTCTCCTCTTTCGGACAGATCGAAGAGTGCAGAGTTCTCAGAGGACCAGATGGTCAGAGCAGAG GCTGTGCGTTTGTCACATTTGCTACCAGGGCAATGGCACAGAATGCAATCAAAACCATGCATCACTCTCAGACTATGGAG GGCTGTTCCTCACCTCTGGTGGTGAAACTTGCAGACACTCAGAGAGACAAGGAGCAGCGgcgcctgcagcagcagctcgtgcAGCAGATTCAACAGCTCAACAACGCCTCCACCTGGGGAAACCTGGCGGGCCTGGGGACCCTCTCACCACAGTATTTGGCT TTGCTCCAGCAGGCTACATCTACCACTAACCAAGGCAGTTTCAATGGCCTCCAGAGGCTAGGAA CTGGTGTGAATTCCCTTCAGCTGCAGAATTTGGCCAcattagctgctgctgcggctgcagctCAGAGCTCTGCCAGCCCGACTTCCACCAGCACCTTGTCCACCAACAGTGGAGCACTGGGAGGTCTGGCCAGTCCAG CTGGTTCAACAACAGGATCCACTGCAGGTGCTGCCCTAAACACCTTGGCATCTCTGGGAACCCTGCAGGGTCTGACTGGGACCTCTGTGGGCCTTAATCTCAATGCTCTCACTAACAGTGTTAGCG GTATTGGGGGCATCAACGGAGGCCTGGGAGCCTCCCTGGCCAACGGCTCAGCAGCCAGCTCCATGGATGCTCTGACTCAGGCGTACTCAGGGATGCAGCAGTACACAGCCTCTGCACTGCCCTCCCTCTATGGCCAgtctctcctgcagcagagcgTCGCTGGCAGCCAGAAGGAAG TAGGACCAGAGGGTGCCAATTTGTTCATCTACCACCTGCCGCAGGAGTTTGGGGACCAAGATCTTCTGCAGATGTTTATGCCTTTTGGAAACATGGTCTCTGCCAAAGTCTTCATTGACAAACAGACCAATCTAAGCAAGTGCTTTG GGTTCGTCAGCTATGACAATCCCGTGTCTGCGCAAGCTGCCATCCAAGCCATGAATGGTTTCCAGATTGGGATGAAGAGGCTGAAGGTTCAGCTCAAGCGTTCCAAGAATGACAGCAAACCCTACTGA